In Jejubacter calystegiae, the following are encoded in one genomic region:
- a CDS encoding PucR family transcriptional regulator, whose product MSMTIGDILALEGLGAMRPRAGEHSLHAPVRWYYVAENEGIADWVMGGELVFVTGINHPRDETNLLQLLREGRERGIAGMVVLTGPDFIRAIPPAAIALANTLNIALIEQPYQLKMVIVTELIATALVRRDQLERSRRDMLLQLLTGDYPDVEIIRQRARSQNLDLSLPLRVVAFRLTGAVALFRDLPGEAAEAHLQQARQLASQRLQVLLGQLDNPFPLLVTGQMFIMLLPEPGLSRHKQRLQQWLQEGAEDSREPLALLCGASSAVSDLSHWSNALAEARRALDVAAGLAPRQRLCDYDQLGVIKLLSAVGDRALLADFARDTLGRLIEPARRSPYLLVETLEALIQENGNALRAAERLSIHRNTLHQRLQRIEQQSGHTLDDPQFRLDAAVALLIWRMSQTNLQES is encoded by the coding sequence ATGAGCATGACGATTGGCGATATCCTGGCGCTGGAAGGGCTGGGGGCGATGCGTCCCAGGGCAGGGGAGCACTCGCTGCATGCGCCGGTACGCTGGTACTACGTGGCGGAAAACGAAGGCATTGCCGATTGGGTGATGGGGGGCGAACTGGTCTTTGTCACCGGCATTAACCATCCGCGGGATGAGACCAATCTGCTGCAGCTGCTACGCGAAGGGCGAGAGCGTGGCATTGCCGGTATGGTGGTGCTGACCGGGCCGGATTTTATTCGTGCGATTCCTCCGGCGGCCATTGCGCTGGCGAATACCCTGAATATTGCGCTGATCGAGCAGCCCTATCAGCTAAAAATGGTGATTGTCACTGAGCTTATCGCCACCGCCCTGGTACGGCGCGATCAGCTGGAACGTTCGCGCCGCGATATGCTGTTGCAGCTGCTGACCGGGGACTATCCGGACGTGGAGATTATTCGCCAGCGCGCTCGCAGCCAGAATCTTGACCTGTCGCTGCCGTTGCGGGTGGTGGCTTTCCGGCTGACCGGCGCCGTCGCGCTGTTTCGCGATCTGCCCGGCGAAGCGGCAGAGGCGCATCTGCAACAGGCGCGTCAGCTCGCCAGCCAGCGGTTACAGGTGCTGTTGGGCCAACTGGACAACCCTTTTCCGCTGCTGGTTACCGGACAGATGTTTATTATGCTGCTCCCGGAGCCGGGGCTGTCGCGCCATAAGCAGCGGCTACAGCAATGGTTGCAGGAAGGCGCGGAAGACTCGCGCGAGCCGCTGGCGCTGTTGTGCGGCGCGTCGTCTGCAGTCTCTGACCTGAGCCACTGGTCGAATGCGCTGGCGGAAGCCCGAAGGGCGCTGGATGTGGCGGCCGGTCTGGCACCGCGTCAGCGCCTGTGCGATTACGATCAGTTGGGGGTGATCAAACTGCTCAGCGCCGTGGGCGATCGCGCTTTGCTGGCTGATTTTGCCCGCGATACACTGGGGCGGCTCATCGAACCCGCACGCCGTTCCCCTTACCTTCTGGTGGAAACTCTGGAGGCGCTGATTCAGGAAAACGGCAACGCGCTGCGCGCCGCTGAACGACTTTCCATCCACCGCAACACGCTGCACCAGCGCTTGCAGCGTATTGAACAACAATCCGGCCATACGCTGGACGATCCGCAGTTTCGGCTGGATGCCGCCGTGGCGCTGCTGATCTGGCGTATGTCCCAGACCAATCTACAGGAGTCCTGA
- the codA gene encoding cytosine deaminase, whose amino-acid sequence MKIINARLRRREGWYSIVLDGDLIASVTPQSEPCAPQNGELDAEGGLVIPPLVEPHIHLDATLTAGEPEWNMSGTLFEGIERWGQRKATITHDDTKSRAHSTIGWLRDHGIQHVRTHVDVTDPSLAALKAMLEVKEEARDLIDLQIVAFPQEGIESFPNGRALMEQAVEMGADVVGGIPHFENTRDQGVSSVKFLMDLAERTGCLVDVHCDETDDPQSRFLEVLAEEARVRDMGARVTASHTVAMGSYDNAYCSKLFRLLKRSGISFVSCPTESIHLQGRFDTWPKRRGVTRVAELDRAGMNVCFGQDSIKDPWYPLGNGNILRVLDAGMHICQMMGYEDLQRSLDFVTDNSARAMNLGERYGIEPGRPANLVILDAENDYEVLRRQAKARISVRNGKVILRRHPERLEYPH is encoded by the coding sequence ATGAAGATTATCAACGCCCGCTTACGCCGTCGTGAAGGCTGGTACAGCATCGTTCTGGATGGCGATCTCATCGCCAGCGTTACCCCACAGTCTGAACCGTGCGCACCGCAGAATGGGGAACTGGATGCCGAAGGCGGGCTGGTGATCCCGCCGCTGGTGGAGCCCCATATCCATCTGGACGCCACCCTGACCGCCGGGGAGCCGGAATGGAATATGAGCGGCACCCTGTTTGAAGGCATCGAGCGCTGGGGCCAGCGCAAGGCGACCATTACCCATGACGACACCAAAAGCCGGGCCCATTCCACTATCGGCTGGCTGCGCGATCACGGCATTCAGCACGTGCGCACCCATGTGGATGTCACCGACCCGAGCCTTGCCGCGTTGAAAGCGATGCTGGAAGTCAAAGAAGAGGCGCGGGATCTTATCGATCTGCAGATCGTCGCTTTTCCTCAGGAAGGGATCGAATCCTTCCCCAATGGCCGGGCGCTGATGGAGCAGGCGGTAGAGATGGGGGCCGACGTAGTTGGCGGGATCCCGCATTTTGAGAATACCCGCGATCAGGGCGTCAGCTCCGTGAAGTTCCTGATGGATCTGGCCGAACGGACCGGCTGCCTGGTGGATGTACACTGCGACGAAACTGACGATCCGCAGTCGCGTTTTCTGGAAGTGCTGGCCGAAGAGGCGCGGGTACGCGATATGGGGGCGCGAGTGACCGCCAGCCATACCGTCGCGATGGGGTCTTATGATAACGCCTACTGCTCCAAACTGTTCCGCCTGCTGAAACGCTCCGGGATTAGCTTTGTCTCCTGTCCGACCGAAAGCATCCATTTACAGGGTCGTTTCGATACCTGGCCGAAACGCCGCGGCGTTACCCGGGTGGCGGAGCTGGACAGAGCCGGAATGAACGTCTGCTTTGGTCAGGATTCCATTAAGGATCCCTGGTATCCGCTGGGCAATGGCAACATCCTGCGGGTGCTGGACGCGGGTATGCACATCTGTCAGATGATGGGCTATGAGGATCTTCAGCGCAGCCTGGACTTCGTGACCGACAACAGCGCCAGGGCGATGAACCTGGGGGAGCGCTACGGCATTGAACCCGGCCGCCCGGCTAATCTGGTGATTCTGGATGCGGAAAACGATTATGAAGTGCTGCGCCGTCAGGCGAAAGCCAGAATCTCCGTACGCAATGGTAAGGTTATTCTGCGCCGTCACCCGGAACGCCTGGAGTATCCGCACTAA
- a CDS encoding YqaE/Pmp3 family membrane protein: MGFWRIVFTIILPPLGVLLGKGLGWAFLLNIVLTLLGYIPGLIHAFWVQTRD, encoded by the coding sequence ATGGGTTTCTGGAGAATTGTTTTTACCATCATCCTTCCGCCGCTGGGCGTACTGCTGGGCAAAGGTCTCGGCTGGGCTTTTCTGCTTAATATCGTCCTCACCCTGCTGGGCTATATTCCGGGCCTGATTCACGCCTTCTGGGTACAGACCCGCGACTGA
- a CDS encoding cyanate transporter — MKRESTLLTLLALVTAGLTMRPLLTSVSTLLPRLQSSMGVGNATASLLAAAPMVMMGAIACLAGGLLQRHSTRRILIAGLALLLTGTALRQWVGSGTTLLLTAALGGLGIGLVQMAMPGAIRQRFPSRSAAVTGLWSGALMGGGGLGAALTPWLAERLNTSLALSGWSALVLLALLLWLAVRLMEPARTESQQPRMRTALHRFPRAWSLALSFGLVNGTYASLIAWLPDSFMRYGWPAQASGALLALMIGAQVCGALILPLLGRGQDRRGLILMCLVLQGVGLSGFLFLPLTAPWLWAIAAGVGLGGAFPLALVLALDHLARPVHAARLVAFVQGVGFIIAGIMPFIAGQLRALTGSLHSAWALHLAIICGLMLLNLRFHPRSYHRAFPALADDAATTDNSCSGQTQESLCQQKTR; from the coding sequence GTGAAGAGAGAATCCACGCTGTTAACGCTGCTGGCGCTGGTAACAGCGGGCCTGACCATGCGTCCGCTGCTTACCTCCGTCAGCACCCTGCTACCGCGTCTGCAGAGTTCTATGGGCGTTGGTAACGCCACGGCGTCGCTGCTGGCGGCGGCGCCAATGGTGATGATGGGCGCCATCGCCTGCCTTGCCGGAGGCCTGCTGCAACGCCACTCCACCCGCAGGATACTGATCGCCGGCCTGGCCCTGCTGCTGACAGGCACCGCGCTGCGTCAATGGGTGGGCTCCGGAACCACGCTGCTGCTCACCGCCGCGCTGGGTGGTCTTGGGATTGGGCTGGTCCAGATGGCGATGCCTGGCGCTATCCGCCAGCGCTTTCCTTCCCGCAGCGCCGCGGTGACCGGCCTGTGGTCTGGCGCGCTGATGGGCGGCGGCGGTCTGGGGGCGGCGCTAACCCCCTGGTTAGCGGAACGGTTAAATACCTCCCTCGCCCTTTCCGGCTGGAGCGCGCTGGTGCTACTGGCGCTGTTGCTGTGGCTGGCGGTACGGCTGATGGAGCCCGCTCGTACAGAATCACAGCAGCCCCGAATGCGTACCGCGCTACACCGTTTTCCTCGCGCCTGGTCGCTGGCGCTCAGTTTTGGGCTGGTTAATGGTACCTACGCTTCTCTGATTGCCTGGCTACCGGACAGCTTTATGCGTTATGGCTGGCCTGCCCAGGCCAGCGGCGCGCTACTGGCGCTGATGATTGGCGCTCAGGTCTGCGGCGCCCTTATTCTGCCGCTACTGGGCCGCGGTCAGGACAGACGCGGGCTGATTCTGATGTGCCTGGTGCTTCAGGGCGTGGGGCTGAGCGGTTTCCTGTTCCTGCCGCTGACCGCCCCCTGGCTGTGGGCGATCGCCGCCGGTGTAGGGCTGGGGGGCGCCTTTCCGCTGGCGCTGGTACTGGCGCTGGACCATCTGGCGCGTCCGGTTCACGCAGCACGTCTGGTAGCTTTCGTCCAGGGCGTAGGCTTCATTATCGCGGGTATTATGCCGTTTATTGCCGGTCAGTTGCGTGCCCTGACCGGATCCCTGCATAGCGCGTGGGCGCTACACCTGGCGATTATCTGCGGGCTGATGCTGCTTAACCTGCGCTTTCACCCCCGCAGCTATCACCGGGCATTCCCGGCCCTTGCCGATGATGCCGCGACTACGGATAATTCCTGCTCTGGCCAAACACAGGAGTCCTTATGCCAACAGAAAACGCGCTGA
- a CDS encoding LysR substrate-binding domain-containing protein, with the protein MNRYPMFNAQQLVSFVAVCETASFTRAAERVCLSQSTVSQQVRRLEASLGKALLLRSSHEVRLTEEGEKLLGYARRIIALNGEAHDILSEQWRDGVVRLGVPEDYAAPTTPLLAEFSRQHPHLRLDIISGMNVELRRAWQREELDIMLIKQPRGEKPLAARPEPLLWLDSLQRPAFELTPVPLVVFPQEGLYREELCQALDELGLSWRISYCSASLQALIAASAAGLGVTLLPATCRQAQHRMLGATEGLPTIDNFELALFCREGASPLQQALARALITFCGLS; encoded by the coding sequence ATGAATCGTTACCCGATGTTTAACGCACAACAACTGGTGAGCTTTGTGGCGGTGTGCGAAACCGCCAGCTTTACCCGCGCCGCCGAGCGGGTCTGTCTGTCGCAGTCAACGGTCAGCCAGCAGGTGCGGCGGCTTGAAGCCTCTCTGGGTAAGGCGTTGCTGTTGCGATCCTCCCATGAAGTGCGGCTGACGGAAGAAGGGGAAAAGCTGCTGGGTTACGCGCGGCGGATTATCGCTCTGAATGGCGAAGCCCATGACATTCTGAGCGAACAGTGGCGCGATGGCGTGGTGCGCCTGGGCGTGCCGGAGGATTATGCGGCGCCCACTACGCCGCTGCTGGCGGAGTTCAGCCGTCAGCATCCTCATTTGCGGCTCGATATTATCAGTGGGATGAATGTGGAACTGCGCCGTGCCTGGCAGCGCGAAGAGCTGGATATCATGTTGATCAAGCAGCCCAGGGGGGAAAAGCCGCTGGCGGCGCGTCCGGAACCGCTGCTGTGGCTCGACAGTCTGCAACGTCCGGCATTTGAGCTTACGCCGGTGCCGCTGGTGGTTTTTCCGCAGGAAGGGCTGTATCGCGAAGAGCTCTGCCAGGCCCTGGATGAACTGGGGCTGAGCTGGCGCATCAGTTACTGCAGCGCCAGCCTGCAGGCGCTGATTGCCGCCAGTGCCGCGGGTTTAGGCGTCACTTTGCTGCCCGCCACTTGTCGTCAGGCACAGCACCGGATGCTGGGAGCCACTGAAGGGTTGCCGACCATCGATAATTTTGAACTGGCCCTGTTCTGCCGGGAAGGGGCATCGCCGCTACAGCAGGCGCTGGCCAGGGCGTTAATCACGTTTTGTGGCCTGAGCTAA
- a CDS encoding amidohydrolase family protein, with the protein MTSSICGSRRDFLCTGAKLTAAGTLLAAGMSGAASGAQPQQGEAAKSPLPARYRLHNVRLEEGFDKEGEVVVATQTGLYDIDIDGGKIVALHPAGASPGATGPDARGALMLPATRDMHIHLDKTFYGDPWQAPRPRKSVLEMIEREQRLIPQLLPRSVERAEKLIALLQSKGSTFARSHCNIDPVSGLKSLEHLQTALRKHQADFECEIVAFPQHGLLHSHSEKLMREAMQMGAHYVGGLDPTVVDGAMEKSLDTMFAIALDYQAGVDIHLHETAPSGVAAIRYMLRTVRENPALKGKVTLSHAFALGTLQGEELHEMAAELATQGFSVASTVPIGRLIMPLPELKAAGVRVMSGTDSVTDHWQPYGTGSMLEKANLYAQIYGGPDEFSLSRALALGTGDTLPLSDGGKRQWPVLQQNADFMLVDASCSAEAVARISPVTATFHRGRQVYGRL; encoded by the coding sequence ATGACCTCTTCCATTTGCGGCAGTCGCCGCGACTTTCTTTGTACCGGGGCAAAGCTTACGGCCGCGGGAACGCTACTGGCAGCAGGAATGAGCGGTGCGGCCTCTGGTGCCCAGCCGCAGCAAGGCGAAGCGGCGAAGTCGCCATTACCTGCCCGTTACCGCCTGCATAATGTGCGGCTGGAAGAGGGGTTTGATAAAGAGGGAGAGGTTGTCGTGGCCACCCAAACCGGGTTGTACGACATTGATATCGACGGCGGTAAAATTGTCGCGCTACATCCCGCAGGCGCCAGCCCGGGAGCGACAGGGCCGGATGCCCGCGGTGCGCTGATGTTGCCCGCCACCCGGGATATGCATATTCATCTGGATAAAACCTTTTATGGCGATCCCTGGCAGGCGCCGCGCCCGCGTAAAAGCGTGCTGGAGATGATCGAGCGCGAGCAGCGTTTGATCCCGCAGTTGTTACCGCGATCCGTCGAGCGGGCGGAAAAGCTGATTGCGCTGTTGCAGTCGAAGGGCAGCACTTTTGCCCGTAGCCACTGTAATATCGATCCGGTCAGTGGCCTGAAGAGTCTGGAGCATTTGCAGACCGCGCTACGGAAACATCAGGCGGATTTTGAGTGCGAGATTGTGGCCTTTCCACAGCACGGTCTGTTGCATTCGCATTCTGAAAAACTGATGCGTGAAGCGATGCAGATGGGGGCACATTATGTGGGCGGACTGGATCCGACCGTGGTCGACGGCGCCATGGAAAAGTCGCTGGATACCATGTTTGCCATCGCTCTGGACTATCAGGCCGGGGTCGATATCCATTTGCATGAAACAGCCCCCTCCGGCGTGGCGGCTATTCGCTATATGTTGCGCACCGTGCGTGAGAATCCGGCTCTGAAGGGGAAGGTGACTCTGAGTCATGCTTTTGCGCTGGGCACACTACAGGGCGAAGAACTTCATGAAATGGCGGCGGAGCTTGCGACGCAGGGGTTTAGCGTCGCCAGTACCGTGCCCATTGGCCGTCTGATTATGCCGCTGCCGGAGCTTAAAGCGGCGGGGGTGAGGGTGATGAGCGGTACCGACAGCGTGACCGATCACTGGCAGCCTTACGGCACCGGCAGCATGCTGGAGAAGGCTAACCTTTATGCCCAGATTTATGGCGGACCGGATGAGTTTTCCCTGAGCCGGGCGCTGGCGCTGGGGACTGGCGATACGCTGCCGCTCAGTGACGGCGGTAAGCGTCAGTGGCCTGTGCTTCAGCAGAATGCGGATTTTATGCTGGTGGATGCCAGTTGCTCCGCCGAAGCGGTGGCGCGTATCTCGCCGGTCACCGCCACTTTCCATCGAGGTCGTCAGGTTTACGGCAGGCTATAG
- a CDS encoding LysR substrate-binding domain-containing protein → MANYTLRQLKYFVATVESGSVAEASRKLYIAQPSISTAIKNLEDSFGVQLFIRHHAQGVSLTPSGARFHHKAQRLLRMAHEFEQDALADNDMISGKIDIGCFETVAPLILPKLLRGFKARYPGVEIVIRDGEQHELVQGLTAGSFDLALLFNHDLDDSISVDPLVAPSRPYILLPASHRFASQPCISLADLADEPMILLDVQPSRNYFVNLFTRAGIAPNIVFSSPSIEMVRGMVGQGFGFAVLVTRPHGERSYDGQALAAVELADEVEGSGLAAAWLRRSRLTRPAQLFVEFCKAELAEAV, encoded by the coding sequence ATGGCGAACTATACCCTGCGCCAGTTGAAATATTTTGTCGCCACCGTGGAAAGCGGCAGCGTGGCAGAAGCATCGCGAAAACTCTATATCGCTCAGCCTTCGATCTCGACGGCGATTAAAAACCTGGAAGATAGCTTCGGCGTGCAGCTGTTCATTCGCCATCACGCCCAGGGCGTTTCCCTGACGCCTTCCGGAGCGCGCTTCCACCATAAGGCCCAGCGGCTACTCAGAATGGCGCATGAATTCGAACAGGATGCGCTGGCGGATAACGATATGATCTCCGGCAAGATCGATATCGGCTGCTTTGAAACCGTTGCACCGCTGATTCTGCCGAAGCTGCTGCGCGGCTTTAAGGCGCGTTATCCGGGAGTGGAGATCGTGATCCGCGACGGCGAGCAGCACGAACTGGTGCAGGGGCTGACCGCCGGCAGTTTCGATCTGGCGCTGCTGTTTAATCACGATCTGGATGACAGCATCAGCGTTGATCCGCTGGTGGCGCCGAGCCGCCCTTACATCCTGCTGCCCGCCAGTCATCGTTTCGCCAGTCAACCCTGTATCTCGCTGGCGGATCTGGCGGATGAGCCGATGATCCTGTTGGACGTGCAGCCCAGCCGTAACTACTTCGTTAACCTGTTTACCCGGGCCGGGATCGCTCCCAACATTGTTTTTAGCTCACCTTCTATTGAGATGGTGCGCGGCATGGTAGGGCAGGGATTCGGGTTTGCCGTACTGGTGACTCGCCCGCACGGCGAACGCAGCTACGACGGTCAGGCGCTGGCGGCGGTGGAGCTGGCGGATGAGGTGGAAGGGTCCGGCCTGGCGGCGGCCTGGCTGCGCCGCAGCCGGTTAACCCGACCGGCGCAGCTGTTCGTGGAGTTCTGCAAAGCGGAGCTGGCAGAGGCGGTTTAA
- the argE gene encoding acetylornithine deacetylase, which translates to MNDRVREILARLLSFDTTSRESNLALIHAIRDYLAEHGVDSELFHNDDGSKANLYATLGPPGGGGVILSGHTDVVPVDGQQWSLPPFALTQRDGRYYGRGSADMKGFLACVLAAVPDFVAQPLRLPLHLAFSYDEEVGCLGVRSLVAHIQASSNKPALCIIGEPTRMQPVFGHKGKLAMRCQVQGHPCHSAYTPQGVNAIAYASKLIGKLQDLGDCLSQHRDSRFDPPYSTLQVGTISGGSALNIVPEHCSFDLEIRHLPDHAPETTIDALRRYAESELLPAMRRIDSACDIRFQPLSRYPGLLTDPQSEFARLLAGWCGSDSFDTVAFGTEGGLFDEAGVATLVCGPGSMDQGHKADEFVEIEQLDRCMAMLASLKGWMAA; encoded by the coding sequence ATGAATGACAGGGTGCGGGAGATACTGGCGCGCCTGCTGAGTTTCGACACCACCAGCCGCGAATCGAACCTGGCGCTGATCCACGCTATCCGCGACTATCTGGCGGAGCACGGCGTGGACAGCGAACTGTTCCACAACGACGACGGCAGCAAGGCTAACCTGTACGCCACCCTGGGTCCGCCGGGCGGCGGTGGGGTGATCCTCTCCGGCCATACCGATGTGGTACCGGTGGATGGCCAGCAGTGGAGCCTTCCCCCCTTCGCCCTGACCCAGCGGGATGGTCGCTACTACGGCCGGGGCAGCGCCGATATGAAGGGTTTTCTTGCCTGCGTGCTGGCAGCAGTTCCGGATTTTGTCGCTCAACCGCTGCGCCTGCCGCTGCACCTGGCCTTTTCCTACGACGAAGAGGTGGGCTGCCTGGGGGTACGCAGCCTGGTGGCCCATATTCAGGCAAGCAGCAACAAACCCGCGCTGTGCATCATCGGCGAACCCACCCGAATGCAGCCAGTATTCGGCCATAAGGGCAAACTGGCGATGCGCTGCCAGGTACAGGGGCACCCCTGCCATTCGGCCTATACGCCCCAGGGAGTCAACGCTATCGCTTACGCCTCGAAGCTTATCGGTAAACTCCAGGATCTCGGCGACTGTCTCAGCCAGCATCGGGACTCGCGCTTCGATCCCCCGTACAGCACCCTGCAGGTGGGTACCATCAGCGGCGGCAGCGCCCTGAATATCGTGCCGGAGCACTGTAGCTTCGACCTCGAGATTCGCCATCTGCCGGATCACGCGCCGGAAACGACCATCGACGCGCTACGCCGCTATGCAGAAAGTGAACTGCTGCCTGCCATGCGCCGTATCGACAGCGCCTGCGATATTCGCTTTCAGCCGCTGAGTCGCTATCCGGGGCTGCTGACCGATCCACAATCGGAATTCGCCCGACTGCTGGCTGGCTGGTGCGGCAGCGACAGCTTTGACACAGTCGCTTTCGGGACCGAAGGCGGGTTGTTTGATGAAGCGGGCGTCGCCACCCTGGTCTGCGGGCCAGGCAGCATGGACCAGGGCCACAAAGCCGATGAGTTTGTCGAGATTGAACAACTCGATCGCTGTATGGCGATGCTGGCAAGCCTGAAAGGCTGGATGGCGGCTTAA
- a CDS encoding DUF1028 domain-containing protein, whose protein sequence is MTFSIAARCPETGQLGIAVSSSSIAVGARCPWARSGVGAVSSQNITLPQLGPDILDALAQGATPQQALKQALAGRDFSEYRQITVIDSRGETAVFSGARSLGTWHEAQGRGCVAAGNMLADTAVIDTLVSAFGQSRGPLAGRLVAALQAALDKGGEAGPVHSAALKVVGGGYGWPIVDLRVDWADSDPIGQLAGLWDAYAPQMQDYITRAIDPRQAPGYGVPGDE, encoded by the coding sequence ATGACATTTTCGATTGCGGCACGCTGCCCGGAAACCGGGCAACTGGGCATCGCCGTCAGCTCATCCAGCATCGCCGTTGGCGCACGTTGCCCCTGGGCGCGGTCCGGCGTAGGAGCCGTTTCGAGCCAGAACATCACCCTGCCCCAACTCGGCCCGGACATTCTTGATGCTCTGGCTCAGGGAGCAACGCCCCAGCAGGCCCTGAAGCAGGCGCTGGCGGGGCGGGACTTCAGCGAATACCGGCAAATTACGGTTATCGACAGCCGCGGCGAAACGGCAGTCTTTAGCGGCGCCCGCTCGCTCGGCACCTGGCATGAAGCCCAGGGGCGCGGCTGCGTGGCGGCAGGGAATATGCTGGCCGATACGGCGGTGATCGATACCCTGGTAAGCGCCTTCGGGCAGAGTCGCGGCCCGCTTGCTGGCCGACTGGTGGCAGCGCTCCAGGCCGCACTGGACAAAGGCGGCGAGGCTGGCCCGGTACACTCTGCAGCCCTGAAGGTGGTGGGCGGCGGCTACGGCTGGCCCATCGTCGATCTGCGGGTAGACTGGGCCGACAGCGATCCTATCGGACAACTGGCCGGGCTATGGGACGCGTACGCCCCCCAGATGCAGGACTATATTACCCGCGCCATCGATCCCCGACAGGCCCCAGGCTACGGAGTGCCGGGCGATGAATGA
- a CDS encoding RidA family protein: MSSPTHTRIRMFNTKSTYPNQTLDNDLCQAVRAGNTVYVRGQVGTDFEGNLVGLGDPQAQAEQAMKNVKQLLEEAGSELSHIVKTTTYITDPRFREPVYREVGKWLKGVFPISTGLVVAGLAQPEWLMEIDVIAVIPDNQ, from the coding sequence ATGAGCTCACCTACCCATACCCGTATCCGCATGTTTAATACCAAAAGCACCTACCCCAACCAGACCCTGGACAACGATCTGTGTCAGGCGGTACGTGCCGGTAATACCGTCTACGTGCGCGGCCAGGTCGGCACCGATTTCGAAGGCAATCTGGTGGGGCTGGGCGACCCTCAGGCCCAGGCGGAGCAGGCGATGAAAAACGTGAAACAACTGCTGGAAGAGGCGGGCAGCGAGCTTTCACACATTGTGAAGACCACCACCTATATTACCGATCCGCGCTTTCGCGAGCCGGTCTACCGCGAAGTGGGCAAATGGCTGAAAGGGGTGTTCCCCATCTCCACAGGTCTGGTGGTCGCCGGTCTCGCTCAGCCCGAATGGCTGATGGAGATAGACGTTATCGCCGTGATCCCGGATAACCAGTAA
- a CDS encoding purine-cytosine permease family protein, with protein sequence MSDTQTSPPLVEKHTIGYIPPEDRHGKVRDLFTLWFGGNIAPLPIVTGALGIQLFHLNLLWGIVAILVGQLIGGVLMALHSAQGPQMGIPQMIQSRAQFGSLGSLLVVVIAGIMYIGFFASNIVLAGQSLHGIADSVPLPVGIVLGAVGSGAIGIIGYRFIHVLNRIGTWVLGIGILVGFGYILTHIHTGDFLTRGSFNLSGWLATVSLAALWQIAFAPYVSDYSRYLPEKVSVSSTFWATWLGSTLGSSLAFIFGAMAVLATPPGLETMEAVKLATGAIGPLMLILFLLSVISHNALNLYGAVLSIITLVQTFVWRWIPGHRSRTWISIIVLLGCCIAAIGASADFISHFVDLVLALLVVLVPWTAINLIDFYAIHKGNYDIQSIFRVDGGIYGRYNPQALLAYAIGILVQIPFMNTPLYVGPISRYINGADLSWLIGLLVTSPLYYWLATRDTAYRRRQSGLQHPIS encoded by the coding sequence ATGTCCGACACACAAACATCGCCACCGCTCGTTGAAAAACACACTATCGGCTATATTCCACCGGAAGATCGCCACGGAAAAGTCAGGGATCTGTTTACGCTCTGGTTCGGCGGCAATATCGCGCCGCTGCCTATCGTGACCGGCGCCCTCGGTATCCAGCTATTTCATCTGAATCTGCTATGGGGCATCGTTGCTATCCTGGTCGGCCAGTTGATCGGCGGCGTACTGATGGCGCTCCATTCCGCACAGGGGCCCCAGATGGGGATCCCGCAGATGATTCAGAGCCGCGCCCAGTTCGGATCGCTGGGATCGCTACTGGTCGTGGTTATCGCCGGGATCATGTACATCGGCTTCTTCGCCTCCAACATCGTGCTGGCGGGCCAGTCGCTGCACGGGATCGCCGACAGCGTCCCCCTTCCGGTCGGCATTGTACTCGGCGCCGTAGGCTCTGGCGCGATCGGCATTATCGGTTACCGTTTTATCCACGTTCTCAACCGTATCGGCACCTGGGTGTTGGGGATTGGGATCCTTGTCGGCTTCGGCTATATCCTCACCCATATCCACACCGGGGACTTCCTGACCCGCGGCAGTTTTAACCTCTCCGGCTGGCTGGCGACGGTTTCACTGGCGGCACTGTGGCAAATTGCCTTCGCCCCTTATGTTTCCGACTACTCCCGCTATCTGCCGGAAAAGGTCTCGGTTTCCTCTACTTTTTGGGCTACCTGGCTGGGATCGACCCTGGGCTCCAGCCTGGCGTTTATTTTCGGCGCCATGGCGGTACTGGCGACGCCGCCGGGGCTGGAAACCATGGAAGCGGTGAAACTTGCCACCGGCGCGATTGGCCCGCTGATGCTGATCCTGTTCCTGCTGAGCGTTATCAGCCATAACGCCCTTAACCTGTATGGCGCGGTGCTCTCTATCATCACCCTGGTGCAGACCTTCGTCTGGCGCTGGATCCCCGGACACCGCAGTCGTACCTGGATCTCCATCATCGTGTTGCTCGGCTGCTGTATTGCCGCGATCGGCGCCTCCGCCGACTTTATCAGCCACTTTGTCGATCTGGTGCTGGCGCTGCTGGTAGTACTGGTTCCCTGGACCGCCATTAACCTGATCGACTTCTATGCTATCCACAAGGGCAACTACGATATTCAGTCGATCTTCCGGGTCGATGGCGGCATCTACGGTCGCTATAACCCTCAGGCGCTGCTGGCCTACGCCATTGGGATTCTGGTGCAGATCCCCTTTATGAATACGCCGCTCTACGTCGGCCCCATCTCGCGTTACATCAACGGCGCCGATCTTTCATGGCTGATTGGTCTGCTGGTGACCTCGCCGCTCTATTACTGGCTGGCCACCCGTGACACTGCGTATCGCCGCCGTCAGAGCGGCCTGCAACATCCCATAAGCTGA